Part of the Neovison vison isolate M4711 chromosome 14, ASM_NN_V1, whole genome shotgun sequence genome is shown below.
TGGTGGGCAGAGCCCAGAGGCTTTTCATCCAAGCACAGAGCTcgtgttgggtccatggtcaaaggagcgagactgatacaaagcgaaggtcaagcaaagttttatttcgcgccaagcatcaagaatcaaactgaccggccagggctgtctcttgcaaagaggtgacccctcccagcctcacagactaacttttatagagtaaaggttatgtggttgagcctggccacacacaggtggccaattgaattacagttcaccCTATAGTAGTTATTTGATTCAGCCTATAACCTTGGCTAGAATTGGCGCCTTTGTCTGGCGCCTAAAAGGCGGGGCTCACACTTCTTGGCGGGTAATACGTGCGCTTTCActtgattggatgtctccacctggccgaACACGTCCCTGTATCTGGGCTTCGTTATCTCTGCTCAGCCTGACATGTCCTGGTATCTGCGGACTATTATTGGGGCTATTTGGCCATATTTCATGGGTTCTATTTCTAAGCGCTTTCctcttgggggaaggggcaggttcaatctaagttttctgcataaacaataaaatggctcgctctggctaagcaggcccttacACTCGGGGGCTTAGACCCTGACTCGGGAGGTCAAGTCCTCCGGTGCCCTACTGCTGAGGGCTTCTTGCTGTCTTCAGGAGCGCAGATCTGCCTATTAGATGGCAGGTGTTGGCTCACCTGAGCTTCCCCCAGAGCTGGGCTGAGGACAGGGGCAGTGAGGTTCCCGGGggttccctccccagcccccaagtCCATGAGCTACAGCTCCCAAGATGAAGACAGGAGGAAGTCGAGTGCTCTCGATCCAATGGGGACCGGCCTTTGGGGCTGGGGGCCATCACGTGCCTTGCGGCCCCTCAGTCCCCAGGGGCAGAGACAGGAGAGGCTGTCAGAGCCAAGAAGTGTGCGTGCGAACATCACTCGCTTCTGGCGTCacccttacccccacccccactgctgcttgccgcctgccctgccctctgcagTAGAGGGGGGTGGCAGTCATGCCCAGTGTTGCTGCAGTGTCATGGAGCCATGGCCACGGTGCGCCGGCCTTAGGGCAGGAGAAGGGGGGAGCAACCAGGCCGAGGGCCAAGGGCCGAGTGACTgccttgctcccctcccccagaactgCCCAGCCTGGGGCCGCCTCCACTCTCTGGGTGGGAGAAAGGTGTTCTCAAGAGGAGGGCGAGCCCTGGGCCTGGGAAGCACTTTTCCTCCTCCAACCACCTTCTGACTGGCGGTGTCCCCCTCAGGGACAGGTCCCCGGCTCGCTGACCTGTCCCCGCTTCTGCACTGACCTTGGCGACATGCTGAGGCCCAGCTTGGTTTTCTCTCTCATCTGAATCAACGGTGAcgtgtgatttttatttctgccCTGAGGGGTCAGGAAGAGTCTTCTGGAAGGTTTTGCCTTGGACATTCATAATCGAGCTCAGAGGCCttgccctgcccttccctccgTGCCCCCAATCACTGCAGTGTCCAGCCCAGTGTTGAACAGATTGTAGTGTTTTGTCTCATTACAAATAAACAGACTTTAATTGGTCACATCCTGTCTTTCCAGTGCCAGGCCGCCACACTTTGGGCCCCAGCTCTGTGGCTAAGGGCAGATCAGGAGCTGTTTGTCCACTGTCAAGTTCCAGGGAGGGCTTCCAGCTGAAAGGACTGACTACTTTTGCCTAATCTGCCGAAGAACACAGTGGTGGGGAAGCAGTTCTAGAGCTGAGCAGCGCACCAGGCTCTGAGAGCAGAAGGCCCTCAGTGGCCACCAGCGGTTCGGGGGTCTCTCGGCAGCTCATGGCCTTAGCTAGGGCCTGGTCCTGTCACAAGGCACTGTCCTGGCTTAGAGAAGGTTCCACAGGGGACTCAACAGTTGTCAGGTGGGGACTCTGGGGCAGCATGGGAGCCTGAGGGAGGTTGCCTCTGGCTGGGCCAAGCCTGGGGCCAGGGGTTTCCACCAGTCTCTCCTCGGAGCTTCTGGCCACTCTGGGGAAGGAGGTCTTGTTTGCCACTCCATTGGGCAGATGAGGAATACTGGTTCAGGAACTGCGAGTTAGCTCACAGCGACTCAGCGCCTGCATGGTGGCCGGAGAGCCCAgcccaggctgggacccctccAGAGCCCACGTGTGCTGCTCCCCAGGGGTTGAGCATGATCCAGGCAGCCctccctggggcacagggcagaggCACCTGCAGAGCTGGGTGTGGGGGAGCCCCCGGGGCAGAGGAGGTCCCACAAGGGGCACCGAGCAGCGTCCCTGGTGCCGGCAAGTCACACCCAGGTTACTAATGTTGGTGCAATTCCCTCTGTGGCGCTGGGCCAGCTTCAGGAGTAAGTAGCGGACTCGCTGGGGCCCTTGGCGGCTGTGTGGCTGACTGTCAGCTTGCCCCCGGGAGGATGGGGCTCGTGGTTGAGCCTTGCCCAGAACACAGCTGTGCCTTCCCAGGCTGGCCTCCCCGAAGTGGGCTTCATGGGCACAGTGTCCCCAGGGTAGTGAGTGCACATTTCCACGAGTGTCTGCTGGTCTGGGATGTCCCTTCACGTCAGCTCCTGggccccaggacactgggactaTGGCTTCGCTCTCAGCCTCTCACAGAGTGTTTTTCAAGAAAGTCTCGGGAGGTCGAGGGAGGAACTGTGTAGAGGTCAGCCCAGCGAGTTCTCTTTGGATCCAGCTTTGCTGCAACAGTCTCTCCCACGGAAGGGCTGGGGCCCATGAATCGCTCCAGGAGGGCCCAGAGCTTGGCTGTGGCTCTGGCTGTGGCTCTGGCTGTAGCTCCCTCCACATGGCCTCCCCCGGACTGACCTGGTTTCCCATCATGTGAGACGGGCCTCCCCCAGTGCACACACTGGAAGCTGCCAGGCATCCTTCAGGCCAGATCTGCCTGGAGCCCCTGGTGGGGCTACATTCTGTTGGTCAAACAAGACCTTGAGCCAGTCCCAATTCAAGGTGAGGGGAGGGGGACTCCATGAGCCAGATACTGGGACACACGCATTAGAGGCCAGCACAGTGGCCACTGACCACAGCCTGGGTGTCCCAGGATCTGGACTGTGAGTGgcctctgctcccctctgagcCTCACAGCTTCCTCCAAAAGTGAGGGGATTGCACCTCTGACTATCTACATGGACCACATACTGTGGCTTCTagcaagatctcatttctgcccagTGCCCGGGACAGCCTCCCTAGCTTCTGTCTTCATCCTACCTGGCCTTTGTCTTCTGAGGCAGTAGGTGTTGTGGCAGACAGAGGAGACACCCTTTTTGTCATCCCCTCAAGTGGATCATCTGGTGGACCTGCTGAGTGACTATGTCCCTGTCCCGGTCCCAGCTGGAGCATTCAACATCTCTTATCAGTCCTCCTAGGGCTGTTCTCTGGCTGCTGCAACTCAGGCTCCCACTGCCCATGGCCACAGCCACACTGTAACAACCTGAAAATCCCCCAGGGACCTCCAAAATGAGACCAGGGTACAAGGGCTGGTAGGGGACCTTATGGATTATTCCTCTCCATCTGAAAGGAACCCAGCTGTCCAGGTGTCCAGAGTGTCCTTGATATCATCACCTGATTTGCCTGGAGCCCCTGGTGGGGCCGGCTCAGCCACAGACTGACCTGGGCTGCTGGGACTAGAAGTCAGCCACACAGTGTGGGGCACTGAGACAAACCCAGGACATCCCATCCTGTCCCCCTGGGCTGAGGTCTAGTGATATAGAACGGGATTTCAACCAGAgtgattcacacacacacacacacacccctgcccagGGGACATTGACACTGTCTGGAGACACCTGATTATCACACTGGGGGACATCCTACAACGCACAGGATGACAGCCCCAGCAGAAAGATCCAGACCCAAATGTCAGCAGAGTCAAGGTTGAGACACCTTGGTACAGAGGAGTCCAAACTGTACGTTCCTGGAGACCAGCCTGCCTGGGAGAAGGACTGTACCTATCCTGCGTGGAGGGACAGGGAAGCCAGGGGTCCCCCAAGGGGCAGTGAACTAACCAAAGACTGTGAGTGGTGGCATGGGGTTCAGGCCAACATTTCTGCCCGGGTGGAGAGCTTGCTGTCTTCCCCGGCACCCTCCCTACACCCAGCCTGCTTCGTTTGTCCTCTGTGGTCTCAGCTAGATGGCGTGGCTTGCATTTAGGTCTGTTGAGATGTACATCCAGGAAGACTTTGAGGAGTTTCCCCCGCCAGAGGAGGACGTTCACTTCGGAACCAACACCGGCAGCACCTTGGATCTTCCCTGGCATCAACCCGGAAATTCACTCTCAACACAGATGGCAGGTGCTTCAAGAAGCTCTTTCTCTGCATTGACCTCGCCACAGACAGACCAGGGACAAGAAGGTGCAGGCCTTGGCTTTTATTGAAATTAGACCTGCGGGCTCCCCGGCCTCTTGGGGCCTAAATCTCCACTCAGCCTGGCCTCCCAGGGACAAGTGGCCGACCTGAGCTGGAGCAGGCTGCAAGGGCTTCTATTTTTTCTGTTCCTCCTGAAGgacttcctcctccccccccccttcctgAGGCTAGCCCAAGCTCTGGTGCTGGGCAGCTGCTGGGGTGTCTCAGTGTGGGACAACTGCCGGTAGGGACTGAGCCCTTCCTGCCTCCAccggagcctgcctcctcctgagCCATCCTTTTTCCTCCTGTCCACAGCTGGGACAGCCAGGCTTGGCACTCAGATCCCTATGGTCTCTCCAGAGCCCCAGAGCGGGTTCGCTTGCATAAGGGACATGTGGACTCCTCTGAGGCCCCCCAGGACCTCTTGGGTCTGAGCCCCAAGCCTTCGGAGGGACCCAGCTGGGAGGGGACACCCTTGGCTGGGTCCATGCTGGAACTGGAAgctgaggaaagaagggagagacaaATCACTCAGAGGGACCCAAGTGGAGGCTGCCAGGCTATCCTACaaacccctccccaacccccagaacCTGGCATTCTTCAAAATAGGAAGGGAGGGGGAATTCTCCTGAAAGAGAGCccatgagggagggaggaagaaggaggaaacagATGGTTCAAACTGAAAGGACCTTTGTCTAACCAccccctcattttataaatgggcaTGCTGAagctggggacagcaggggtgaTGGTGGGGAGCTGTCCAAGGTCCTTCATTGAGTGCAGAGCTGGGACAGGAACCCCAGAACCTTGGGAATGAAGAAGGGCCCATCTCGGTCCACCTGAGTCCTCAGCCAACCCTTCCCTGAGTCgttccctcctgtctccagcccTGCCTCACCCGGACAGGTGCTTACCTGTATTTCCCAGGCTGTCCCTGGGCACTGGAGCTTCCAATAGGGCTGAGCAATGGCTGTTAACGGAGCCCAGAGTCCCCCGTGGCAGGTCTAGGGGCCAGGCCATGCTCTCAGGCCGTGGGAGGCAGCCCCTGGCCATGAGCCGGCCTAGCCAGTGGCTCTCACACTGGCCAGCAGCCTGCATGTGGCCTGGCAGGTAGAGAGCCAGGCCCCGGAGGTGGCGCAGCCGGAAGTTCTTGGGTTTGCTTCCCTGGGCACTGGGGCACTGCTGCTGCTGGGCCCCCAGCCCCCCCTCATAGATGTTGGGTGGTGTGTCGGGGTGGCTGGGATGTCCTCGGGCCCAGCTCACTGCATCTgcagaggggagagcaggagggtggTGGCTGGCAGGCCGCAACAGCCAAGAAGGGAGAACACAGTCACATGCTCCAAGACCAGCTGGTGTGATGGGCACTACCTGAGACTTGCTGAGCCTCACTCTACCTTTCCGTCAGATGGGCGCagtcccctgcctcccaccaacacacacatactactcctcttccctttcccaaccAACAGGAAGGTCTGAGAAGCCTGAGATCGTGACAGAAAGAGCTCTTTCAGTATTTCAAGCCTTTTCTACCACCCCTTTCTTCCCCCTACCCTAGAAAGAGCATTCCGGTGTCAGTATAGAAATTGCAGTgggtccagggtcacacagcctaGACCAGTGGCCATTCCCCTCTCCCAAGCATGCATGTCCCTGAGgccattctggtggctttgggccCAGGTCAGGATAGGAGTGCATCTCTCCTCCTGCCACTCCTCCCTGCAGCCCGGCACCTTCTCTTATGCGCAGCTCAGAGAACGCACAGACCAAGGCTTCCATGGAGGGCCAGcgtggtgggggaggagaggctgggccTCCTGTGCAGCAGGGCTCTGCTCTCCCCCACCTGGGTCTGCAGGTCTCCCATGGCAACCAGCTCTATGATGTCAAACGGAAGACTTCCAGCCTTCCTGGACTCCCAAGTTTGGGAGGGGATGCTGCCTAGGGCTGGAGCAGGGTGGGTAGAGGGCAAGGGAAAGGGGTGGAACCCTAGGGGAGGTCCCTGATCCTCTGACTTGGGACAAGCTACACGAAATAGACTCAGCTCTTGCAGGCTGGAAAGTCACTCCCAGGGTGACCTCTTGGGGTCTCAGTTTGCTCCTCCATGGGTGGGAAATGAGGCTTTATGGACACAGACTTAGATCTGAGCCAGTGCTTTGAGCCTCCTGAGGAGGTGGTTCAGGGTagctgagcaagtcacttaatttttctgaaattacaCTGTCTGTTGCCCTAtaaatagatgatggggtatCATGTGGGTCATACCAAGTATTAGGATGTGGAAGAACCGGAGCTCTCATGTACTGCTGAggggaatgtaaagtggtaccACTGCTTTGGGAGACAGTTTCTTCAAAAGTTAAACTTTCACCTCTCCTCATTCACAGATGACGTGCTCTCATGTAGGGAAAACATTAACTCACATGTAAAAACAAAGCTGCTTTGAGCTGATAAAAACCAGTAGAGAGAAACCAGCTTATTAGTTACAGGATATAAGATCCACtcaaaaaattaattgtatttttatgtactagcaaggaacaaaaagaataaaacaataaaacaaattaagGAGGTACAAGAtaacactgaaaactacaaaacagctagaaaaaaaaaaaagactgacaaataGAATACCCCCCAAAATCCTTGTTTATGGATTGAAGGTTTAACATTGTTAAGACAGCAAGACTCCCCCAAATGATCTACAAATTCAGTGCAATCCATATCAGAACCCCAATAGTCTTTTAGGCAGAAACAGGAAAGCTGAtcttaaaattcatgtggaattgCAAGCCAAATACCCAAAaacaatctcaaaaaagaaaaagttggaagacTCCTTTTCCCTGATTGCAAAACTTACTCTAATTCTACAATAACCAAAACAGTGTGGAATGAGTATAAGGCTCAACATCTCAACCAATGTAATAAAAAGGAGAGTCCAGAAATGAAGTCATGCATCtgtggtcaattgattttcaacaaggggaCCAAGACCATTTAGTGGGGTAAAGATAGTCCCTTCAACAGGTGGTGCTGGGACAACCGGATAGCCACaaccaaaagaatgaagttggacccctacctcacaccatatacaaacattaactcaaaatccAACAAAGACCCAAATGCAGGAAATAAAACTATACAAAGAAAACCTGAGGTAAATCTTCGTCACCCTGGATTTGGCAGTGGTTTCTTAGATACGGTAACAGaagtacaagcaacaaaagaaaaaatagataaattggacttcatcaaaactgaaaattctggtaagatgaaaagagaaaggcaaaaaacaaatCAGTGATTGCCAGGAGGAGTTAGATGAAAAGGAATTTTTGGGGTGATGGAGCTGTTCTATAGTTTGATCGTGATGCTAACTACATGACACTATACTCACCACCCACTGTAATCGGCAGAGCACAAATGAAGCACTGAGACGGCAGCCAGAGTCACTTCTcttggttttccatttttttaagttaattaagtAATCTCTGCGTGCAGTGTGGTGCTGGAACTCacgacgctgagatcaagagccacatgctctctgactgagccagctgggtgccctggaccttaatttattaattttatttctttgtttttttgtttgtttgagagagatcacaagtaggcagagaggcaggcggttgGGGGGGCGGGTAGGAGGTAGGAGGGGAAGCAAActtcccacctagcagagagccaggcgcagggctcaatcccagaaccctgggatcatgatctgagtcaaaggcagagagaggctttaacccactgagccacccaggtacccctaggatcttaattttttaacagctttattgacctataaaatgcacatatttaaagcatgcaatttaatatattttaataagtatACACATTCAAGAAACTACAATCAAAATAGAACAAATCTGTCACCTCTGTTTTTATGTGCCCCACTCCTACTCAGGGAAACATTGCTCTGGTTTCTGTCACTGTAGATTTGCGTAtttctagagttttatataaatgaaatcatactggggtgcctgggtggctcaatcagttgggcatctgccttcagctcaggtcatgatccctaggtcctgggatggagcctgatgttgtcctccctgctcagcggggagtctgcctgcccctcttcctctgcccctgcttatgctgtctctcaaataaataaataaaatcttagaaaaaaacaaaacctgttctTAATTTTTAGCAGTGTATAGGTGGGAGTGCAATTATTGTGTCATATGGTAATTCAGTGTTTAACTACTTGAAgagctgccaaactgttttccatagtggctgcaccattttacatccccaccagtAATGCTCAAGAGTTCCAATTTCTACACACTTTTAttaatacttgttattttcctttaaaaaaatttttaaggattttacttatttatttgagagagagtgagagcatgagagaggagaggtcagcaggagaagcagacgccctgctgagcagggagcccaatgtgggacttgatcctgggaatCCAgaatcaaaacctgagctgaaggcagttgcctaaccgagccacccaggcgcccttaaacaaattttttaatagCTATCCTTGTGGGAGTGaaatagtatctcactgtggtttaaatttgtatttccctaatgactaaggatgttgaacatcttttcatgtgcttgttaaccatttgtatatcttttttagtGAAATGTCTtaagtttttcattcatttttaaactgGGCTGCCTTTTTATTGAGTTTATAGGtgtcctttatatattctggacacttATGAGatacataatttacaaatattttctcccattctgtaggctgtcttTTCACTTCTTGATAGTGTCTTTTCTGGCACacacattttccagttttttttcccaagattttgtttatttacttgatagagtaggtagacaagtaggcagagaggcaggtagagaggaggaagccaagcagagagcccgaggtggggcttgatcccaggaccctgaggttatgacttgagccgaaggcagaggtttaacactgagtgacccaggtgtcccacatttTCAGTTTTGATGAGGTTCACTTTATGTTATTTCTTTAGTTGCTTGTACTTccgtcctccctctcccactccccctggttgtgttccctctgtgtctatgtcaaatttttaaaaaattattttttaaaaagattttgtttatttgacagacagagatcacaagtagacaggcaggcagagagagagagggaagcaggctccctgctgagcagagagcccgatgcgggactcgatcccaggaccctgagatcatgacctgagccgaaggcaggggcttaacccactgagccacccaggtgccctaaaaaattattttttattaagattttatttatttgaggggtgcctgtgtgactcggttgagcgactgcctttggcacACGTCATGATCCTTAAGTCCTGCGATCCAGTGTCATCCAGTgtccgcatggggctccctggtcagcagggagtctgcttctccttttgaccaccaccaccccactgtctctctcaaataaatctttctaaaaatttattttattggggcacctgggtggctcaatcgttaagcgtctgccttctgcacaggtcatgatcccagcgttctgggttgagctccgcatcgggctccgtggttggcgggaagcctgcttctccctctcccactcccctggctgTGTTCCTTTTCTAGCTGTCTCTTTTTgtcaattacataaataaaacctttaaaaaaataaaatttttttaaaaaggataagctgatgtccttatttaaaaaagaaaaagaaaaaaaatattttctttatctgagagagcgcgagagaacaagagcagggaggagagggagtaggtgactcccagctgagtagggagctggacAGGAGGCttcattccaggactctgggaccatgacctaagtgCAAGgtagacgtttaaccaactgaccctTTTAAGGGCCCCCAAGAGCCTCCGTTGCCAGGACAATCGCCGGCAAACCAGGACTCGGGCTGATTTCTGGCATGTCGTGAAGCCAGAGCGAGCTGCGAGCTGCGCGTGCGCGGTGGCCGCATGGCCGCCTATCACCGCCCCGCGGGCGTCCTCGGTCTTTGCTTCTGACGTCCCCGGCCTCATTTCATTACTTTGCCGTTTCTTGAGGGTGTCGGTTGCCGGCGAAGCCAGCGAATTTACCCAGGCCGGGGAGAAAGATGCTGGGCACAGGACCCAGGAGGGAGTCCCGGCTTCGTGACATTATCGTACATTCTAGGGAGTTGAGGAAGAAATCAGCAGTACGTAGAGCGCCTAGCACAGCGttaggcacatagtaggtgctcagaatGTGTCCGCCAGTGCCAATGTATATTTGCACACTATGCGAAGAGGACCCAGATGCCGCGAGGCGCGCAGCCGCTTGCCGGGGTCAGGCTTCTTTGGCATCCCCTGACGCCCCTAGCTACTCGCCCAATGCGCATGCGCACGCGCACGCGCCCGATCTGGCCGCTTTGCCTCTCGTCCTGTTTGGCCCGAGCCGCGCGCCGTCGAGCCTCCGTGCGTTGCCATAGAGACCCGTGAGCCCTGAGGGGCTCGTGGCCCAGACGCGAGGCTGCGGGGGATTAAGAGCACCATGTCTTTCCGCGAACTCCGCAGTAAGGCCGCCCTGCCCGCTGTCCCCTGCGGGTCCGCGCCCGAGTCTTCCCCGTTTGGGCCTGTGCGGCCCCGGGGAGTGTCTGGCCGCTGCCGCCCCAGAGGCCGAGCGCCCCCGCCCCTTGTCAGCACTCCGACCTGGCGCGAGGTGCTGTGAGCGCCCCTGGCCGCGTGTGGTTAGGCGGCTGTGGAGCCGAAGTgttcattttgtataattttagaTGGCTTGCCTGGCTACAGGCGGCTGCTTGCTACCGTGTTGGAAAACGCTGAGACCGATTCGGAGTCGGGTTAGCTGAAGAGCTCAGAAAAACGAGCAAAACCGTGACTGGTGAATGACCGTCGCGGGTGGCATATTTTGAGTTTTTACGATCTGCCAGGGAGTTCCTGTATATGGGTGTGCAACGTATTATTGGCCTCCTGAACCATTGTATATTCTGTATTTGGAGAGCAGGAACGGGCCGGGAGGGCAGGGAACTCGACCCTAGGACCCAGGCGGTGGGATCTGGCGCCGGAGTTTGAATTCGGTTTATCTCACTTCCAGAGCCTGCGTCGTTCCTAAAGGGGCTGTGCTGGGAAAGTGGGGACGTGGGATGGAGATAACCCGAATTGGTTCCTGCTACTTTGGGGGCATCTGTTACACACCATGTGTTTTGCAGTAAATACCTGGTTTTCGTCCTCACTTGCACAGTGAGGTGGGTAGTGTGATCCCTGCATGAAAGActtggagacacagagaggtcaagCAGCTTGCTTTAAGTCACTCAGCTAGAACTGGGTGGAAAGCACTGTTGGAGCCGTGGGACTGTGTGAGTCAAAATCCTTTGCTTTCCATGAGCCGGCATTTTCTGAACCTGAAGCGTTTGGGCCAACTGGGTCCACCTGCTTGGGGTAGCACGTGATTGCCAAGTTGCTGTCATCCAGGCCTGTTTTTACTGCCCGTTTTCTAACAAATTGCTGGACATTTCACCATTAATGATTGTCATTTCAGTTAGGAATCGCTCTTTTTCTTCCATGTAAATATAGGGGAAGAGGCATCACATTTTATTGGCACACCTAGTAGCACCATGGTGTGAATTATGCCCTCTGGGATTTGAAGGTTCTTGGTGATGGTGTGTTGTAGAGATGAGTTTCTCCTCCTTCGAAGGCTGAGGCCAGGGTTCTGCTAGGAGACATTAAATGCAGTTGTGCCTGGAAGAGGGTGTTAAGAAAGGGATTTCTGAACTTTTTGACCTTAAATGAATGCCATACATTTGTGCAACTTACAGTAAAAATAATAGTCCAtttgtccccattttgcagaatTAATGGGACCCTATTACGGCTTAATAGGAAGAAGTATTTAGGCAGTGTGTGGCGTGTGGTGGGAAGAAAGCTGCTTTATAAACCATCACTCTCCTCACATTTCGCAAAAAACAGTGATGCGGCCCTCTGTGCCCTTCTTACTTTGTTTGTATCTTCTCTTGCCTGGTGAGATCCAGCCTAACCTCCGGTGCCCAGGTAGCTTTTTAGCAAATGTTGTTGAGATCGTTTGAACCTCGAGGAAGAGCAGGAACAGGCATTCTGTAGAGCCAGAAGCACACCAAAAACAGATCCTGGCATGTTGTGGAAACAAAAATGTTTGTTgtgttcatttgct
Proteins encoded:
- the C14H16orf90 gene encoding uncharacterized protein C16orf90 homolog, which encodes MGDLQTQVGESRALLHRRPSLSSPTTLALHGSLDAVSWARGHPSHPDTPPNIYEGGLGAQQQQCPSAQGSKPKNFRLRHLRGLALYLPGHMQAAGQCESHWLGRLMARGCLPRPESMAWPLDLPRGTLGSVNSHCSALLEAPVPRDSLGNTASSSSMDPAKGVPSQLGPSEGLGLRPKRSWGASEESTCPLCKRTRSGALERP